Proteins encoded within one genomic window of Brassica rapa cultivar Chiifu-401-42 chromosome A09, CAAS_Brap_v3.01, whole genome shotgun sequence:
- the LOC103841062 gene encoding LOW QUALITY PROTEIN: uncharacterized protein LOC103841062 (The sequence of the model RefSeq protein was modified relative to this genomic sequence to represent the inferred CDS: deleted 1 base in 1 codon) produces MFPSHAFTHIYTQLLLSFSSAEQRNMAFPETHLHMPIRSISLPSRIHPPSAKFQAALSQLHTCHNSSSSDSQSLQISLLNLSELYHSLHQLNHSLPTAQAEHSLDVSTTLLDSCDAARNLILNLREHLLSLQSALRRKGKSMEVQIKEYFVFRKKIKKETSKLVLGLKKLDGSETTALAVSLFRSLFTFLSTASAMKTNTCTLRFVSKLIGGGGRSSTSIMSELHNLDLVLRSDGDNSKEVKKALEILEERTEGLEAALDSLFKSLVQYRVYLLNILTTHS; encoded by the exons ATGTTTCCCTCACATGCCTTCACTCATATATATACCCAACTTCTCCTTTCTTTCTCTTCAGCAGAA CAAAGAAACATGGCATTTCCTGAAACCCATCTCCATATGCCCATTAGATCTATAAGTCTTCCATCAAGAATCCATCCTCCTTCAGCTAAATTCCAAGCTGCACTCTCTCAACTTCACACTTGCCATAACTCATCATCCTCTGATTCTCAATCTCTTCAAATATCATTGCTCAACCTCTCTGAGCTTTACCATTCCCTCCACCAGCTCAATCACTCTCTTCCCACCGCTCAAGCCGAACATTCTCTTGACGTGTCAACCACGTTACTAGACTCTTGTGACGCAGCGAGAAACTTAATCCTCAATCTTAGAGAGCATCTCCTCAGCCTTCAGTCTGCACTTAGGAGAAAGGGAAAATCCATGGAAGTCCAGATCAAAGAGTACTTTGTCTTCAGAAAAAAGATCAAGAAAGAGACTAGCAAGCTTGTTCTTGGCCTCAAGAAGCTGGATGGCTCTGAGACCACTGCCTTAGCTGTTTCACTCTTTCGATCCCTTTTCACCTTTCTTTCGACAGCATCGGCCATGAAGACAAACACATGTACTCTCAGATTTGTCTCTAAGCTtattggtggtggtggtcgatCGTCGACGTCAATAATGAGCGAGTTGCATAATCTGGATTTGGTTTTGCGTTCGGATGGAGACAACTCCAAGGAAGTGAAGAAGGCTCTGGAGATATTAGAGGAGAGAACAGAGGGGCTTGAAGCTGCACTTGATTCTCTTTTCAAGTCTCTTGTCCAATATAGAGTTTATTTGCTTAACATTCTTACAACACACTCTTAG